From a single Dendropsophus ebraccatus isolate aDenEbr1 chromosome 8, aDenEbr1.pat, whole genome shotgun sequence genomic region:
- the LOC138799487 gene encoding oocyte zinc finger protein XlCOF7.1-like isoform X2, which produces MMENDGWNVTQKILNIALDIICLLTGEDHTTVKKTSSEQNSSLKRCSGTQSPIIDNEQKVLELTNKIIELLTGEVPVRCQDVTVYFSMEEWEYIEAHKDLYQDIMMDSEEPDPLDGSNEKSPAHEWLSPLNSQDCSEDIRKGMEDEGMANITVEVRRQEEEMYMNNDHLCKEEETPIYINKDGHYSSTDAWDTSLYLPQSCKIEDNIVTDSLQHPISPVMHQVHHCTDLTAKSSNYMKCSKNMKNVLKPSAGRRNSKTFECSVCCKTFTQNADLIRHSRVHTGERPFLCAECGKCFTQKSALVYHKRIHTGERPFLCFDCGKCFAHKSILINHRRVHTGEKPYSCTVCGKCFAYKSYLVDHQRIHAGEKPHRCIECRKCFTHKSDLNRHRRVHTGEKRFSCSECGENFTQRANLAMHQKVHLEKQ; this is translated from the exons ATGATGGAGAATGATGGATGGAACGTGACACAGAAAATATTAAACATCGCGCTAGATATCATCTGCTtactgactggagag GATCACACAACAGTGAAGAAGACATCCAGTGAACAAAACAGTTCCTTGAAAAGATGCAGCGGGACTCAGAGCCCCATCATAGACAATGAGCAGAAGGTCCTAGAACTCACCAACAAGATCATTGAGCTGCTGACTGGTGAG GTTCctgtaaggtgtcaggatgtcactgtgtatttctccatggaggagtgggagtatatagAAGCACATAAGGATCTGTACCAGGACATCATGATGGACAGTGAAGAGCCAGACCCATTAG ATGGATCCAATGAAAAATCTCCAGCACACGAATGGCTCAGCCCTCTAAATTCCCAGGATTGTTCAGAGGATATAAGGAAAGGAATGGAG GATGAAGGTATGGCTAATATTACAGTTGAGGTGAGAAGACAAGAAGAGGAGATGTATATGAACAATGATCACTTATGTAAGGAGGAAGAGACTCCTATTTATATCAATAAGGATGGACACTACAGCAGCACAGATGCATGGGACACAAGTCTTTATTTACCTCAAAGCTGTAAAATAGAAGACAATATTGTAACAGATTCCCTTCAACACCCCATCTCTCCAGTTATGCACCAAGTCCATCACTGTACGGATCTGACAGCTAAATCCTCTAATTATATGAAATGTtcgaaaaatatgaaaaatgttCTTAAACCCAGTGCAGGTAGAAGAAATTCTAAAACCTTTGAGTGTTCTGTATGCTGCAAAACCTTCACCCAGAATGCTGATCTTATCAGGCACTCCAGAGTTCACACAGGTGAAAGGCCATTTCTATGTgctgagtgtgggaaatgttttacccagAAATCTGCTCTTGTTTATCACAAGAGAATCCACACAGGCGAGAGACCTTTTCTCTGTTTTGACTGTGGCAAGTGCTTTGCGCATAAATCTATTCTTATCAATCACCGTAgggttcacacaggggagaagccatattcatgcacCGTGTGTGGTAAATGTTTTGCTTATAAGTCCTATCTTGTTGACCACCAACGAATCCATGCAGGAGAAAAGCCTCATCGTTGTATTGAGTGCAGAAAGTGCTTCACTCACAAATCAGATCTTAATAGACATAGAAGAGTCCATACTGGAGAGAAGAGattttcctgttcagaatgtggggaAAATTTTACACAAAGGGCAAATCTTGCCATGCATCAAAAAGTTCACCTAGAGAAGCAATAA
- the LOC138799487 gene encoding oocyte zinc finger protein XlCOF7.1-like isoform X1 → MNIGAGQTRLVMMENDGWNVTQKILNIALDIICLLTGEDHTTVKKTSSEQNSSLKRCSGTQSPIIDNEQKVLELTNKIIELLTGEVPVRCQDVTVYFSMEEWEYIEAHKDLYQDIMMDSEEPDPLDGSNEKSPAHEWLSPLNSQDCSEDIRKGMEDEGMANITVEVRRQEEEMYMNNDHLCKEEETPIYINKDGHYSSTDAWDTSLYLPQSCKIEDNIVTDSLQHPISPVMHQVHHCTDLTAKSSNYMKCSKNMKNVLKPSAGRRNSKTFECSVCCKTFTQNADLIRHSRVHTGERPFLCAECGKCFTQKSALVYHKRIHTGERPFLCFDCGKCFAHKSILINHRRVHTGEKPYSCTVCGKCFAYKSYLVDHQRIHAGEKPHRCIECRKCFTHKSDLNRHRRVHTGEKRFSCSECGENFTQRANLAMHQKVHLEKQ, encoded by the exons ATGAATATTGGGGC AGGTCAGACCCGGTTAGTCATGATGGAGAATGATGGATGGAACGTGACACAGAAAATATTAAACATCGCGCTAGATATCATCTGCTtactgactggagag GATCACACAACAGTGAAGAAGACATCCAGTGAACAAAACAGTTCCTTGAAAAGATGCAGCGGGACTCAGAGCCCCATCATAGACAATGAGCAGAAGGTCCTAGAACTCACCAACAAGATCATTGAGCTGCTGACTGGTGAG GTTCctgtaaggtgtcaggatgtcactgtgtatttctccatggaggagtgggagtatatagAAGCACATAAGGATCTGTACCAGGACATCATGATGGACAGTGAAGAGCCAGACCCATTAG ATGGATCCAATGAAAAATCTCCAGCACACGAATGGCTCAGCCCTCTAAATTCCCAGGATTGTTCAGAGGATATAAGGAAAGGAATGGAG GATGAAGGTATGGCTAATATTACAGTTGAGGTGAGAAGACAAGAAGAGGAGATGTATATGAACAATGATCACTTATGTAAGGAGGAAGAGACTCCTATTTATATCAATAAGGATGGACACTACAGCAGCACAGATGCATGGGACACAAGTCTTTATTTACCTCAAAGCTGTAAAATAGAAGACAATATTGTAACAGATTCCCTTCAACACCCCATCTCTCCAGTTATGCACCAAGTCCATCACTGTACGGATCTGACAGCTAAATCCTCTAATTATATGAAATGTtcgaaaaatatgaaaaatgttCTTAAACCCAGTGCAGGTAGAAGAAATTCTAAAACCTTTGAGTGTTCTGTATGCTGCAAAACCTTCACCCAGAATGCTGATCTTATCAGGCACTCCAGAGTTCACACAGGTGAAAGGCCATTTCTATGTgctgagtgtgggaaatgttttacccagAAATCTGCTCTTGTTTATCACAAGAGAATCCACACAGGCGAGAGACCTTTTCTCTGTTTTGACTGTGGCAAGTGCTTTGCGCATAAATCTATTCTTATCAATCACCGTAgggttcacacaggggagaagccatattcatgcacCGTGTGTGGTAAATGTTTTGCTTATAAGTCCTATCTTGTTGACCACCAACGAATCCATGCAGGAGAAAAGCCTCATCGTTGTATTGAGTGCAGAAAGTGCTTCACTCACAAATCAGATCTTAATAGACATAGAAGAGTCCATACTGGAGAGAAGAGattttcctgttcagaatgtggggaAAATTTTACACAAAGGGCAAATCTTGCCATGCATCAAAAAGTTCACCTAGAGAAGCAATAA